CGGTAAGCGAAGTCAACGCCGCCGGCGGTGAGCACCTGCGTGGGAACGTTCTTCCACGTCGTCTGCTCGGCGGTGACGGTGGCCACCGGGGCGCCCGCGGGCGGGACGGTCGAGTCAACAGCCGCGCAGGCCGTCAACAGCCCAGCGGAAAGGGCCATCAGGCCCAGGAGGGATCGGGAAAGAGGGCACACGGTGTCTCCGCTGGCGGGTAGGGGATCGAGAACGCGTTGGCGATCAGCGCTGCGGGTGATAGCGCTCAGCGGCATGGGCCTGCCGGATGTCCGACAGCAGCAATTGGCGCGCGCCATCCAGCGCATCCCAGCGGCCGGCCTCGGTCAGGGGCGGGACCGTGACGAGCTCGCGGCGATCGAAGCCGATCAGAGCGGCATCGACCAGTTCCTCGACCGGCATGACTTCAGGCAACGCATTGATGTCCATACCGGCACGCTCCCAGATCTCGGTGCGCGTGGACGCCGGCAGCACCGCCTGCACATAGACCCCCTTCGATCCCAGCTCGACATGCAGCCCCTGCGACAGGAACAGCACGAATGCCTTGGTGGCACCGTAGATCGACATGCCGAACTCGGGCGCAAAGCCCACCACCGAGCCGATGTTGACGATCGAGCCCGTACCCGTCTCGGCGAAGCGCGGTGCCACGGCGGCCGCCAGGCGGGTCGGGGCAGTCGTGTTGAGCGCGATCAGTTGCTCGATGCGTTGCGGCGTCTGCTGCAGCAGGCCGCCCGTCTGCGCGATGCCGGCGTTGTTGATCAGGATGTCGATGCGGGCATCGTCGCGCAGGCGTGCCTCGACCGCTGCCAGATCGGCCTCCTGGGTCAGATCGGCGGGCAGCACGTCGACAGCGACCTTGGCCTCGGCGCGAAGACGGGCGGCCAGGGCTTCCAGGCGGGCCTTGTCGCGGGCCACCAGCACCAGGTCGTGGCCGCGTTGGGCAAAGCGCTCGGCATAGGTGGCGCCAATGCCGCTGGAGGCGCCGGTGATGAGAACGGTGGGGCGTGTGGTCATGGACGTACTCGTGATGGGTAGGTGAGAAGGGCGCAGGGCGGGGAGTGCCCACCGGAGCCTGTGAAATGGTCGATCTGGCCGACGGCACCGCCGTCCTGAACGGGGTTTGACGTCTGGACGGGGCGGGGACGTCGGCTGGGTCGATGGGCTCAATGATGATGACCGTCATCCAAAAAGTCAAGATTTGGATGATGGTCGACATCTATGTATAGTGAGCGCTGTTCACGCAACCGCCGATCAGCCCGACATGAAGGTCAGCAAAGCCCAGGCGCAAGCCAATCGAGAGCACGTGGTCCAGACGGCCTCCGCCCTGTTTCGGGAGCGGGGCTATGACGGCGTGGGCGTGGCCGATCTGATGGCCGCCGCCGGTTTCACCCACGGCGGCTTCTACAAGCA
The Roseateles amylovorans genome window above contains:
- a CDS encoding SDR family NAD(P)-dependent oxidoreductase — encoded protein: MTTRPTVLITGASSGIGATYAERFAQRGHDLVLVARDKARLEALAARLRAEAKVAVDVLPADLTQEADLAAVEARLRDDARIDILINNAGIAQTGGLLQQTPQRIEQLIALNTTAPTRLAAAVAPRFAETGTGSIVNIGSVVGFAPEFGMSIYGATKAFVLFLSQGLHVELGSKGVYVQAVLPASTRTEIWERAGMDINALPEVMPVEELVDAALIGFDRRELVTVPPLTEAGRWDALDGARQLLLSDIRQAHAAERYHPQR